CCGATTTTGATACCTGCGACGCGGACATCGATCCAGACGATGGCGAGCTGCACCAGACCTGCCGCCATTACGCCCCATGACAGCGCATAGCCGACGGCGAGCGCGTCATATCCCTGCCACCAGCTGAAGGCGAGAACCGCAATGAGGATGATGTTGAGAAAGACCGGCGCTATGGCTGCCGCGAAATAGCGATGCAGCGAATTGAGCATTCCGGCCATCATCGATGCCAGCGACATACAGGCAAGATAGGGGAACATGATCACGGCGAGCCGCACGGTATTGTCAAATTTCACCGGGTCATCAGTAAAGCCCGGCGCAATGACTGTGCGCACGATAAACGGCATGGAGAGTTCCATGGCAATCGTGATGAACATCAGCACTGTGAAGAGGACGCCGAACACCTCTTCCGAAAAGCGACGCGCGCCGTCTATGCCATTGTTCTCGATTTCTTTTGCAAACAGCGGCACGAAGGCAGCGTTGAACGCGCCTTCGGCAAACAGTCTGCGGAACGTGTTTGGGAACCGGAAGGCCGCATTGAACGCATCCGCGACTGGCCCTGTGCCGAGTGCCGCTGCCATAAACATTTCACGCGTGAAACCGAATATACGGCTCATCAGCGTGCCAGAGGCAACGGTTGCGAACTTTTTGACCAAACTCATTCGATTAAAATACCTATATTATGCTGCTGCACGGCCATTGGTCTTAGCGGTATTTTCGCCACTAAGAACGGCAGTAAGTTTGCGTCTGATATTGCCCTGCCGCGTTGCGTTTGAAATTTTGTGGCCGACGAGATCAGTAACATAGAAGCTGTCGATCACCTTTTCCCCGAACGTGGTGATATGCGCCGAAGCAATATCCAGTGACAAGTCAGAAATAAGGCCCGTCAATTCTGACAAAAGGCCGGGGCGATCAAGCCCCTCCACTTCAATCACGGTGAATTTGTCGGAAAGTGTGTTGTTTATTTCCACACGCGGCTCGACTTTGAATGCCTTTGCGCCGCGTTTTGGCTTTGTTCGTTTGGCCAAAACATCGGGCAGATGCGCTTTGCCGGACAGCACATCCTCAATCACCTTGCCCACACGTTCGGCACGGCGGCGTTCGTCTTCGTCGGTGTCAAACTCGCGGCTGATCAGAATTGTATCAAGCGCGCGTCCATCGCCGGTTGTGAAAATCTGCGCATCAACAATATTGCCGCCAGCGGCAGCACACGCGCCGGTGATGATCGATAAAAGGCGCGGATGATCCGGCGCAAGAACGGTGATTTCCGTGACTGCTTCAAATGTATGCGGCTTGGCCATGGTAGCCAGCGCACGATCGTTGCGGTCCGCTTCGCGGATGAAATGCGCGTGGCGCACCTGATCATCAAGGCTGACCGTGAGGAAATAATTGGTGTAATGCAGGCCAAGATAGGCGTTGCGTTCGGCTTCTGACCAGTCACTCAATTTTTCGGCCAGCGCTGCGCGTGCCTGCCTGTCGCGATCTGCACGCGGAAGTTTTGAGAAGCCACCCGTAAGAACCAATTCGGTTTCAAAGAACAGCGTGCGCAGCAGCTGGCCTTTCCAGCCGTTCCAAACACCGGGACCCACACCCTTGATATCGCAGACCGTCAGGATCAGCAGAAGCTTCAGCCGTTCCATCGTCTGAACCGTATCGGCGAAATCGACAATCGTTTTGCGATCATTGAGATCGCGTGACTGCGCAATCATGCTCATGGTCAGGTGTTCGCGCACCAGCCATTCGACGGTTTCAGTTTCGGATTTAGAAAGGCCGAAGCGCGGGCAAAGTTTTTTGGCAATGCGTGCGCCGGCAATCGAATGATCCTCGGGGCGTCCCTTGGCAATATCATGGAGCAGCATTGCCACATAAAGAAGATTACGGTCGCGTTTGAGTGTGGAAATCAGTTGATTTGCAAGCGGATGCTCGTTTTCGAGATCGCCATGCTCAATCTCGGAAAGCACGGCAATGCAGCGCAGCAGATGCTCATCGACAGTGTAATGATGATACATGTTGAACTGCATCATCGCGACGATCTTGCCAAAATCCGGGATAAATTTGCCCAGCACGCCCGATTCATTCATCCGCCTGAGAATGAGTTCGGGATTGCGCGGCGAGGTCAGAACTTCGAGAAACAGCCTGTTGGCTTCCGGATTCTCACGCAGGTCCGCATTGATGAGTTTCAGCGAGCGCGTGAGCTGTTGCATGGCATCGGGATGAAATTCCAGCCCGAGCTTATCGGCCAGATGGAAGATGCGGATAATGTTGACCGGATCGCGTTTGAACACATCAGCATCGGCAATATTGATGCGATGATTTTCAGAGATAAAATCGTTTGTACCAGCGAGCTTGCGCTTGCGGTTGGAAAAGGTCAGGAAGATGCGATTAAAGCCCGGAACATGCTTGGCCTGCTGTTCTTCGAGCGCCGCACAAAGAATGCGCGTGAGATCGCCCACGTCTTTTGCCACGAGGAAATAATGCTTCATGAAGCGTTCGACATAGTTCTGGCCGGGATGGGCGGTATAGCCGAGACGCTGCGCGATTTCCGGCTGAATGTCGAAGGAGAGGCGTTCTTCTGCCTTCAGCGTTGCAAAATGCATATGGCAGCGCACGGCCCAGAGAAAATCTTCCGCCTTGTTGAAAAGCCTCAGCTCCGCGCGTGACAACACGCCGAGCTTGACGAGTTCTTCCTTGCTTTTGACGCGGTAGAAATATTTGGCGATCCAGAACAGCGTATGCAGATCACGCTGACCGCCTTTGCCTTCCTTGACATTCGGCTCGACCAGATAGCGGGTTTCACCTGCCTTACGATGACGGTTATCACGCTCGGCAAGCTTGGCCTGAATGAATTCTGGGCCGGTATCCTTGACGACTTCTTCGTCAAAACGTGTGACGAGAGAGCTGAAAAGATCGCGATTGCCGATGATAAAACGCGCATCCAGAATGGCGGTGCGGATGGTCATATCTTCGCGCGAAAGGCGAATGCATTCGTCGATATTGCGCGTGGAATGGCCGACTTTCAGCCCCATATCCCACAGCATATAGAGCATATATTCCGCAACCTGCTCACCCCACGGCGTCTGCTTGTAGGGAAGCAGAAACAGAAGGTCGATATCAGACCCCGGCGCAAGTCCGCCGCGCCCATAGCCCCCCACAGCCACAATCGCCATGTTCTCTGCTTTGGATGGGTTGAGTGCCGGATAGACTTTTGTGCTGGTGAATTCAAAAAGCGCGCTGATCAGCGTGTCCATCAGATAAGAAAGACGCCTAGCACAAAGCGTGCCACCACCATCCTTCATCAGCATGTTTTCGGCGTTGCCCCGACCGCGTACGAGCGCATCTTTGAGCGCATGCAAAACCACTTTGCGAACGGGGAGGCTTTGGTAGCTTTCGTCAGCTGAGTCCGCGAGCTCGTTAATCTTGCGACGCAATGCGTCTGGATTGACGATGTCTTCAAGCTTCAGGTCGTGTGCGCTCATTCGGCTCGTGTGTCCGGCTTGCCATAGCGCCGTGCGTCCGATTGGACGCACAAAAGACGCTATGCATTGTTGAATTTACCTCGCGTGCTTTGCAAAGCACGAGACGTAAGAGGAAACTGACAGAACTATCCTATAGCCGGTTTTAAATTGTATGAATATTCAAAAGAAAAGGCCGGGGATTGCCCGGCCTTTATTATTCCAATTGGTTTGTTCAGTTGCCAGCATTATAGGCGGCAATGGCCGCCATATTGACGATATCGGTATCTTTGGCGCCGATGCTGACGATCTGCGCTGGTTTATCGAGACCAACGAGTAGCGGGCCGATAATCGTCGCGCCGCCCAGTTCCTGAAGCATATTGGCTGCAATCGATGCCGAGTGATTGTCAGGCGTGACGATGACATTGGCCGGACCGGACAGGCGGATGAAAGGATACCGTTCCATCAACTTCGGGTTCAGCGCCACGTCAACACTCATCTCGCCGTCAAATTCGAAATCGACATGACGCGTATTGAGGATGCGCACGGCTTCCTGAATACGCGTTGCGCTTTCGCCGCCCATATGGCCGAAGGTCGAAAATGCGGTGAGTGCAACACGCGGCACATAGCCCATCCGGCGTGCCATGCCTGCGGCTTCAACAGCGATATCGGCAAGTTCTTCGGCCGTTGGCTTTTCGTGCACGGCAGTATCCGCGATGAACACAGTGCGGCCACGGCAGAGCGCAATGGAAACACCCACCAGACGATGACCCGGCTTTGAATCAATCACACGGCGCACATCTTCAAGGCCTGTTGCATAGTTACGGGTGATCCCCGTCACCATGCCATCTGCATCGCCAAGGGCAACCATACACGCCGCAAAATGATTGCGGTCATTGTTGATCAGGCGATGGCAATCGCGTGTCAGATAGCCTTTGCGCTGGAGTTTTTCGTAAAGGTAATCCGCATAGACCGAATTGCGGCTTGAAAGACGCGCATTGATCACTTCAATGCCCGGACGGTTGAGGTCAAGGCCAGCTTCCTTGGCGGTTTCAGCCACACGTTCTTCTCGGCCCACAAGGATCGCCGTACCAAGGCCCTGATTGACGTAGGAAACGGCAGCACGCATCGTTGGCTCTTCTTCGCCTTCGGCAAAGACAATGCGCTTTGGCTGACGGCGCACGCGCTCATAAATGCCGCGCAGCGTGGAGGCAATTGGATCGCGACGGGCGAGCAGTTCCTGCTTATAGCCCTCAATATCTTCAATCACGCGCCCGGCGACCCCGGTTTCAATCGCCGCTTTTGCAACAGCTGCCGAAACGGTTGCCAGCAAACGCGGATCGAACGGAACGGGAATGATATATTGCGGACCAAAACGCGGACGGCTGCCCTGATAGGCGGCAACCACATCATC
This genomic stretch from Brucella pseudogrignonensis harbors:
- a CDS encoding [protein-PII] uridylyltransferase translates to MSAHDLKLEDIVNPDALRRKINELADSADESYQSLPVRKVVLHALKDALVRGRGNAENMLMKDGGGTLCARRLSYLMDTLISALFEFTSTKVYPALNPSKAENMAIVAVGGYGRGGLAPGSDIDLLFLLPYKQTPWGEQVAEYMLYMLWDMGLKVGHSTRNIDECIRLSREDMTIRTAILDARFIIGNRDLFSSLVTRFDEEVVKDTGPEFIQAKLAERDNRHRKAGETRYLVEPNVKEGKGGQRDLHTLFWIAKYFYRVKSKEELVKLGVLSRAELRLFNKAEDFLWAVRCHMHFATLKAEERLSFDIQPEIAQRLGYTAHPGQNYVERFMKHYFLVAKDVGDLTRILCAALEEQQAKHVPGFNRIFLTFSNRKRKLAGTNDFISENHRINIADADVFKRDPVNIIRIFHLADKLGLEFHPDAMQQLTRSLKLINADLRENPEANRLFLEVLTSPRNPELILRRMNESGVLGKFIPDFGKIVAMMQFNMYHHYTVDEHLLRCIAVLSEIEHGDLENEHPLANQLISTLKRDRNLLYVAMLLHDIAKGRPEDHSIAGARIAKKLCPRFGLSKSETETVEWLVREHLTMSMIAQSRDLNDRKTIVDFADTVQTMERLKLLLILTVCDIKGVGPGVWNGWKGQLLRTLFFETELVLTGGFSKLPRADRDRQARAALAEKLSDWSEAERNAYLGLHYTNYFLTVSLDDQVRHAHFIREADRNDRALATMAKPHTFEAVTEITVLAPDHPRLLSIITGACAAAGGNIVDAQIFTTGDGRALDTILISREFDTDEDERRRAERVGKVIEDVLSGKAHLPDVLAKRTKPKRGAKAFKVEPRVEINNTLSDKFTVIEVEGLDRPGLLSELTGLISDLSLDIASAHITTFGEKVIDSFYVTDLVGHKISNATRQGNIRRKLTAVLSGENTAKTNGRAAA
- a CDS encoding NADP-dependent malic enzyme, whose protein sequence is MPVSTPKGNTPERTPTASEKEALDFHAHGRPGKLEINPTKPMTTQRDLSLAYSPGVAVPVKAIAENPATAYDYTAKGNLVAVISNGTAILGLGNLGALASKPVMEGKAVLFKRFADVDSIDLEVDTTNIDEFINAVRYLGPSFGGINLEDIKAPDCFIIEQRLREVMDIPVFHDDQHGTAIIAAAGMINALQLTGRDIKNTKLVCNGAGSAGIACIELIKAIGFPSENVTLCDTKGVVYQGREEGMNQWKSAHAIKTSKRTLEDAMKDADIFFGVSAKGALTKEMVRSMAPNPIIFAMANPDPEVTPEDVAEVRDDAIVATGRSDYPNQVNNVLGFPYIFRGALDVRATTINDEMKIAAVHAIAELAREDVPDDVVAAYQGSRPRFGPQYIIPVPFDPRLLATVSAAVAKAAIETGVAGRVIEDIEGYKQELLARRDPIASTLRGIYERVRRQPKRIVFAEGEEEPTMRAAVSYVNQGLGTAILVGREERVAETAKEAGLDLNRPGIEVINARLSSRNSVYADYLYEKLQRKGYLTRDCHRLINNDRNHFAACMVALGDADGMVTGITRNYATGLEDVRRVIDSKPGHRLVGVSIALCRGRTVFIADTAVHEKPTAEELADIAVEAAGMARRMGYVPRVALTAFSTFGHMGGESATRIQEAVRILNTRHVDFEFDGEMSVDVALNPKLMERYPFIRLSGPANVIVTPDNHSASIAANMLQELGGATIIGPLLVGLDKPAQIVSIGAKDTDIVNMAAIAAYNAGN